The DNA region GAAGGACTCCTTCCATGTGCGCTTTGAGATGAAAGGCTACCAGCCACTGGTGATCGAACGCCACGGCGAGATGATCTCCGTCGCGCACTACTATGAGCGGCATGGCGACCTGATCGCCGACCCGGATGTGGAACTGCATTATCCCACCTGGGCGCCGACCGGCATTACGCAGGCCTTCTTCGGCTATCGCTCGAAGTTTGTCGAACGGGACGGCAGGACCTATATCGACACCAGCTTCCACAAGGAGGTCTTCGCCTTCCTGAGGATGTGGGCGCGCAACATCAGGGCGCAGGGCTGGGCGGAGTCGGCGCGGATCACGGATATCATTACCTGATACACTTAAATCCAATGATGTACGACTATTCCTTTACGCCTGAGATCGTACGTAAATTGCAATTCCTTGAGTGGCCGCGGGCGGAGGTCACCCTGACCGTCCTGCCACCGGCGATCGCCGAAGGGCTGCGCCTGCGTGCCCGCGTGCGTTCCACCCATTTCTCGACCCGCATTGAAGGCAACCGCCTGACACTTGTTGAAGCCGAACAGGCGGTTCTGGAGGGCAGGGAATTTCCCGGGCGCGAACGCGACACGTTGGAAGTCAAGCACTATTTCAAGGCACTGGCGCAGGTCGAAACCTGGGTGGAGGAGGACAGCCCGATCACGGAGGACCGCATCCGCCGGCTGCACGCCCTGGTCTACACCGGGCGCGGCAGCCGTCCCACTCCCTACCGGGATGGACAAAACGTCATCAAGGACAGCAGCGGCGGCATCGTCTATCTGCCGCCTGAGGCATCGGATGTGCCTGCGCTGATGCGCGAACTGGTGGAATGGATTCGCGCCTCGGAGGGAAACCTGCCCGTGCCCGTCATGGCAGGAATTGCCCATTACCAGTTCGTCGTGATCCATCCCTACTTTGACGGCAATGGCAGAACCGCGCGTGCCCTCGCCACCTGGATCCTCTATCGCGGCGGGTACGACCTTGGACGCTTCTACGCCCTTGAGGAGTTCTACGCCCAGGACCTGCAGGGCTATTATGATGCCCTGGTCACAAGCCCGAATCACAACTACTACTTTGGACGCGCTGACGCCGACATCACGCCCTGGCTGGATTACTTTCTAAAGGGCATGGCGGCGGTCTTCGACATCGTTGCGCGTGAAGTCCGGGAGCAGACCATCCTGCCCGACAAGGAGACGGAAGGCCTGCTGCGCAAACTGGACCGCCGGGCGCGCATCGTGTTGGGTTTGTTTTCCCGCCAGGATGAGATCACCGCCAACGATGTGGCGCGGGTGCTTGGACTCTCTGCCAGGCAGTCCCGCGAAGTATTGAACGAATGGCAGGAGGCAGGCTGGCTTGAGGTCAGCGATGCCGCCCGCAAGACCCGCAAATACCGGTTATCGGCGGAATATCGGCGGTTTATCGGCTAAATAACGGCGGTTTTACTACCAACAGCCCGCAAGGTGTCCCTACCTTGCGGGCTGTTTGATTCCATAAGGAGCAACCATGAAAGAACGACAAACAATTGATCCCATGCAAGACAGGGGTGTGCCATGACAGCCGACCCTGTCATCCGCTTTGTCTACCTGTACCGCGATGCCAGCAATTACAAGCAGCATGGCGAGGTCATCTTCCCGAATGAAATCCCGTTGACCGTTGAGGAGGTCGATAAACAAATACGCTCTTTCCTTTCCGATGGCTTGTTCTTCATTGCCCGGCAGATTGGGGTCGAGGAACGTTTCTTCGATGTCGTGAACAAGGACGATCATCCCTGGCATGAGTATGTCTCCGTGGAGGCGACCACCGATCCAACCTTTGATCCTGTCCCTGGGCAAAAGCGCGACATCGCTCAGTTTCTGAAGGAATTGGAGCAGGCGCATCGCGCCGGCTGGGATGAAAAGCAGGTGCGTGAGGATCTCATCCGACAGATCGAGCAGGAAAGGCAGGAATTGAACCGATGGCTCGCCTCCAGAGGGGGAAGGTATTGACAACCATCCATCTTGCGGATAATCCGCCAAACTGATATACTGAAAATCAGACAGGAGCTACTTATGAATAACAATACTTTCCAGGTACAGGTCGTCCGTCGGGGCATCATCACCCTCCCCAAGGAACTTCGGGAGCACAACAACATCGAAGAAGGCGACACTCTCACACTCATTGACCTCGGGGATGGCGTGGTGGTCATAAGCCCCAAACGTTCACGTGTGGACGAAATTGCCGACAAACTTGCCAAAGAATGGCAGGACTCCGGAGAGTCCCTTGAATCAATGTTGAGCACACTGCGCGAGGTCCGGGCGGAATATGACACCAAAAAATCATAGGGTCTTTCTTGATACCAGCGTGATCTTTGCCGCCGTGCTTTCCCCGACTGGCGGCGCGCGTAAATTGTTTCTACTGGGTGAAGCTGGCTTGTTGCAATTGGTGGTCGGTCCAACCGTCCTTAATGAATGCCAGGACGTTGTGCAACGCAAGGTTCCCGCCTCCCTGCCGACTCTTGCCCAACTGCTCGCCAGTGCCTCCCTTGAAACATCACAGGCGCCAACCAAAAAGCAGATCAGCGCCGCAGAAGCCCATGTTCAATATGTACCGGATGCGCGTGTTCTGGCGGAAGCCATCCTTGCCAAACCGGATTGGTTCGTCACGCATGATAAGGAACATTTCCTGAAGCATCGCAGCCGCATCGATCTGCCTTTCGAGATCGGCACGCCTGGGGATGTGCTCCAGCGTTATAAGGATGAGTTCATCCTGCCATAACCAAGAAAACCAATTTCCATAAACTGCGGGTCCGGTAACCACCGGACCCGCAGTTTTTATTTCCAAGGAGAACCGTATGCTGCCCGAAAAGCCCGACCTGGTCGTGCTGCCCTTCAAGGCCAGCCTCCCCGGGTCCGACGAGTGCCTGACCCTTGTCCAAGCCCTGTCCCTGCTGCGGCAGGGCGCGCGGGTGCGGATCGAACGCAGCCAGCCCGGCGCGCCGGACGCCATTGGCTGGACGATCTTCCGCCGCACGACGCAGGCCTACCTGTACGAGAACGACCCGCTCTTCCGCCTCGAACGGGGCGCGCGCCGCTACATCCGCACGGCCTACGCCATCCGGTACTCGCAGGCCGGCGAGGACGGCCTGCCCCCATCCCATCTGTAAAGGAACATCACAATGGACGATCATGTCATCGAGGAAATGGCGGACGCCATTTCCACCGAACTGCACATTCCGAACGAAGACGTGCTGCGCATCCTGCACCGCTACTGGCAGGACAGGATCGCGCCCGTCTGGCAGGTCGACGACCTGCTGCATGCCGCGCTGAACATGGGCAAACCCATCACGAAGGAGGATGCCATTGAGGTTCTGAAGGATCTCTTTGATGGGCATGACGCCGAACTCGGCATCACCTGGATCACGCTGGAGGTCGCCCTGCAGGAATACCGCCTGGACTTCAAGCGCCTGCCCGAAGACCGTTACCCGCAGGTGCAGGGCGTCTTCAAGGTCTGGCGCAAGGGCAATCCGGTCGCCTTTCAGGTCGGACGCTTCCCCGACCGCGTTCAGGGATATCTTCCCAAAGCCATCGCGCTCGCCAAATCGTTGGCGGATCGATCGCCGGGCGTGACGGTCCTGATCGGCTGCGAGCCGCGTCATTCGGAGGAGGTCGAACCGTGGCTGTCGGTCGTGCGCGAGCAGGACGGCGCCCAGGTGGAGGAAACATGCACGCCGTAATGCCCGATCAGCAGGTCCGCATCCTGACGATCCAGATCGCGGTCGCCGCCGGTGCCGACCCCGACTCGGTCGCTGATGAGATATCCGCACTGCTGTCTGAAAACGGCATCTGTTCAGAGACGAGTCACATCCTGGATTGGCGCTATCTCACCGAATACCAGCCGACGGTCACAGCCGGTGACGACCCGGAAGAAGGGGAGGTCTTCGGGCTGCTGGATTTCAACCTAACGATCAATGAAAAGGAGTAACCATGTTCGCATGGGCTGAACCCTACGAAGATGAATACATCAAGGAACGCATCGAGGAATTGAGGACTGCTCAAAAAGAAGCAACCACAAATGGAAAGATGCTCGTGTCCTCCTATGAACAGTTCTGGCTGCCGGCACTGAACGACCTGCCCGATGTGGAATTCCAAGGACGGGATCGGTATACCGCGCCGTACGGGAAATTCGAGCCCGCTCCCAACGTCCCGTTTCATGGGGCGTTGTGGTTCGAGCCATTCCCCGGCGCCGAACTGCCGCCCCTCTTGAAGAACCTCAAGGAGTGGCTGCCGGGGTGTGCGACCGTGGATATGAACGCACGCACTATCCGCATTCAGGTGGAGGAGATCGAGATCACCTTCACCGCCATCAACGTGGGCTTGAACGCGCATGAACTGCTGCGGGACATCAACCGCGAATTGGTGCGGGTCAATGCCGGAGTGTACGTGTATCGCATCGAACCGGTGGAGGATGTCGCTCCTGTTCAGCACCTCTACCCGGAAGGACGCATTCCCGCCCTGACCAATGCCCATACGCGCGCCGATGTCACCGGCTACGCTGTGCTTCAAGACAGACCCTACCAGCATACGTTGGTGTATGTCGGGATCGCTGCCCACAAGACCAGCGTGGAAAGCCTGTGGGCGTCGTTGATCCGCGGCAAGGGCAGTTGTTCCATGCGCGGCACATCGGTGCTTGCTGATGGCGAAGTGAAGATGCTGACACAGCCCCTGCCGGAGTTCAATGTCCTGCACGCCGGGATCGTCTGCCGCAAGGCATTGCCCGGCAAGTGGGAGGCAAAGGACGATGCCGCCTATGCCCTGGTCTTCGAAGACGGGAATGTCGACGCGCACCTGCAGGCGCTGGCATTGAAACGCCTGCAGGAGACGCTTGCCTTTCCCATCCCGGACGTCTGGGCAAAGACGCTCTGGGAGTATGCGCTGGACGCCCAATACATCCAGCGGCTGGAGACCGGCGGGGACTGCCGCGGCGGGGCGCGCATTGATCTGACCAAGCCCTGGCAGGACCTGGTGCAGGACCTGCTGGAGCAGCAAGTCTTGACGATCTAGGAGGCAACCCATGTTACGTTCCATTCCCGCAGAGGAGATCTTCGATATGAACAAAGCCTTGAATTCGAACGATCCCCTGGCATACTGGCTGGCGCAAATGCGCAAAGCCGACTGGCAGCATCTGCTGAAATTTGTGGATGTGAAAATGCCAGTGAAGACAAAGAAACAAGCGATGGCAGAAGCAGCCCTCCAGCGCTTCGAATTCGAAGTCTGCGAGGGACGCGGCGACGTGTGGCTCCTGTGGAACGAACTGCGCCAGACCCATCGCACGCTGGTGATCCAGTTCCGACATTCGGAGTCGGACTGGTCTCGCGGATTGCCGGAGTTTGTTGACCTGGAAAAGAATGAACCGCTCGGCGTTGTGAACATTGCCGGGCGGTTGTTCTGTAAGGTGAAGTAAGCAAACAAAATTCAACTTGACCCCCCATGCCATTCGGTGTGGGGGATTTTATTTTCAAAAAGGAGATTTGATATGCGTCCCCCCGCAATAGAAAAGCTCGGATTTTTCCCAACAGCCGATACCGTTGTGGTGATACTCAAAACCTATTTCAAGCCCGCCGACTCCGGCAGGCTGCTTGATCCCTGTGCCGGCGAAGGTACTGCCGCATCCATCCTGGCGAAAGCCTTGAACTGTCAGAGTTGGGGCGCGGAACTGTCGCCGGCTCGCGCCGCACTGGCTGCTGACAAGATGGACCGCCTGTTCAACACGCCCTGGAGTTCCTGTCATCTGACGGGCGAGTCGATCACGCTGTTGT from Anaerolineales bacterium includes:
- a CDS encoding Fic family protein, whose amino-acid sequence is MMYDYSFTPEIVRKLQFLEWPRAEVTLTVLPPAIAEGLRLRARVRSTHFSTRIEGNRLTLVEAEQAVLEGREFPGRERDTLEVKHYFKALAQVETWVEEDSPITEDRIRRLHALVYTGRGSRPTPYRDGQNVIKDSSGGIVYLPPEASDVPALMRELVEWIRASEGNLPVPVMAGIAHYQFVVIHPYFDGNGRTARALATWILYRGGYDLGRFYALEEFYAQDLQGYYDALVTSPNHNYYFGRADADITPWLDYFLKGMAAVFDIVAREVREQTILPDKETEGLLRKLDRRARIVLGLFSRQDEITANDVARVLGLSARQSREVLNEWQEAGWLEVSDAARKTRKYRLSAEYRRFIG
- a CDS encoding AbrB/MazE/SpoVT family DNA-binding domain-containing protein, giving the protein MNNNTFQVQVVRRGIITLPKELREHNNIEEGDTLTLIDLGDGVVVISPKRSRVDEIADKLAKEWQDSGESLESMLSTLREVRAEYDTKKS
- a CDS encoding PIN domain-containing protein yields the protein MTPKNHRVFLDTSVIFAAVLSPTGGARKLFLLGEAGLLQLVVGPTVLNECQDVVQRKVPASLPTLAQLLASASLETSQAPTKKQISAAEAHVQYVPDARVLAEAILAKPDWFVTHDKEHFLKHRSRIDLPFEIGTPGDVLQRYKDEFILP